The Candidatus Planktophila sp. genome contains the following window.
CCTGCACTTCGATTAATGATGCTTGAGGGATCATTCATCGGTTTTGGCTGGGGACTCTTTGATGTTGCTGTACCGGCATTTGCAACAATCGAAAACGTTGCTCATCGCACGGCCTGGGTATTTGCAGCTATGGGTATCTCAAGCATTATCGGCGGATTAATTGCAGGACTACTTTCAAAGCGCACATCTTCGCTATCGGCGCTGCGTAAAACATACTTTATTTGGTTTCTAGTTGCGATACCCATGGCATTTACATATCCAGGGTGGTCCATGGCAATTGCCGGCGCCTTCCTTGGTTTCGTTGGGGGTGCAATTCAAGTTTTCTATTGGGAAGTCATGGAGGCTGTTCGCCCAAAGGGATCGGCAGTTTCTTATATGGCCTGGCTTTGGACAGTCGAGGGAAGTGTGATGTCGTTGGGTGCGGCCGTTGGGGGAATACTCTCTGAAAGAATCTCTCCGCAGTTTTGTTTAGCACTAACTGCAGTTTCCATTGGACTAGGCAGCCTCATACTGACAATTGGAAAAGAACGCTTAATTGCCGCCGATAGAATTCCAAGTGATGAAGAGGACCTTAAGGCGATGGAAGGAAACTCACCAATTACTACCTAACTGCTTAATGCGCCGCCTCATGCCAGGACAGACCTAAACCTGCACTAACATTTAATGGCGCTCTCAGTGGATAGGCGGCGCCCATCTCACTTTTTACAAGTGTTGTAATTTTCTCTTCCTCTCCTTTGACTACTTCAACAATTAACTCATCATGAATCTGGAGCAGTAATCGTGATTGAAGCTGTTCTTTCTTAATCTCTGCGTCCACTTTTAACATGGCCAACTTAATAATGTCAGCTGCAGATCCTTGGATGGGAGCATTCAACGCCATTCGCTCAGCCACCTCTCTTCGTTGACGATTATCACTCATTAAATCCGGCAAATACCGTCTGCGTCCCATGATTGTCTGCGTGTAACCCACCTTTCTTGCATCCTCAACAACTGTTTTTAAGTAGTCACGAATTCCGCCAAATCGTTGAAAATACGTATCCATTAACCCTTGCGCCTCACTTGGACTAATTCCTAACTGTGCCGACAAGCCATACGATGAAAGTCCATAGGCAAGGCCATAGGACATGGCTTTAATCTGCCTTCGCATTTCTGGATCCACATCATTGGCATTTACTCCAAAAATAACTGCAGCGATTGTTGCATGCAGATCTTCTCCCGATTCAAATGCAGATAAAAGTTTTTCGTCGTTGGAAAGATGCGCCATTATGCGCATTTCAATTTGGCTGTAATCAGCGGTCAGCAGCGCTACGTAGCCATTTCCTGGAATGAAGGCGCTTCTAATCGTGCGACCCTCTTCTGTGCGAACTGGAATATTCTGCAAATTAGGTCCAGTAGATGAAAGGCGACCCGTTGAAGTCACAGTCTGGCCAAAATGAGTATGTACTCGCCCATCGATCGCAATTTCAGAGATCAACCCCTCAACGATTGAGCCAAGCTTTTTAACCTCTCTTATTCGCAGAAGATGGGTTAAAAGCGCGTGACCAGTCTTTTGATGTAGCCAATCCAAACTTTCGGCATCAGTCGTATAACCAGTCTTAATTTTTTTAGTCTTAGGCAATCCTAACTCGTCAAATATGACTACCTGGAGTTGTTTAGGAGATGCGACATTGAATTCATGCCCTGCCGATTTGTGGGCCAGCTTTGTTTCGCGCGCAGCTTCATCTTCGAAGAAGGCTTGCAATTTCTCTAACTCTTTTTTATCAACAGCGATCCCAATATTTTCCATGCGGGCCAAGAGTTCGGCTATTGGAAGTTCCATCGTATTAAAGAGATCGAGTAATCCGCGTTCTGTTAACTCGCGAGTAAGTGAGGTGCGGAGAAAGAATAACGCTCGTGCACATGTTAATAACTCTTGCTCAGGGCTGGCTGTATTGATATACGAGCCATCGCCCCATCGCTCTTGTAAGTCTTTAAACTCTTGCGCGCGCACACCTGGATTTACAAGATATGCAGCTATCGAAGTATCAAACTCTATTCCTACAAATGGATTGTTCCGTGCCAAGGATTTTGCATCGTGTGCAATCTTTTTAACACCGATATCCATTGCCCAACTGCCCATAGAGGATGAATGCACTAAGAAAACTTCCTCTGGAGAAAACGCCACAGCATATCTATGAAGTTTTTCATCACGAATTGAAAAGGTAACCGCTATTGGGCCATTGTGGCTCGTAATTCTGGCATCGGCCTCTTCTGGTGTTAATACTCCTTCAGCCATCTCATCGGCAAAGAGTGAGAACTCCGGTTCGAGAACAGGAGCAGTTGTGCTCTTCAGAAGAATTGGCTTCATTCGATCTTTGAGAGTTTTGAACTCTAGTACATCAAAGAGTGGATTAGTCCGATTTTCATCTACTCCTGTCCAAGCAAGATTGTCGATATTTAAATCAAAAGGAACATCAGTAATTAGTGCCGTCAATTCACTATTGAGCATCACGCTGTCGATTGAATCCCTGAACGATTGACCGGATTTGCCAGGCAATTTCTCTGCATTGGAAATGAGCT
Protein-coding sequences here:
- the polA gene encoding DNA polymerase I, which translates into the protein MSKRLLLIDGHSMAYRAFFALPAENFTTATGQHTNAIYGFATMLLSLLTSEKPTHVAVAFDVSRKTFRSEIFPEYKANRSKTPDEFRSQMSYLHELVKAFGISSFEVDGYEADDILATIAKRAEREGFETLICTGDRDSFQLVNEKTTILYPKRGVSEMARMTPDAVQEKYGMSPAHYPDFAALRGDPSDNLPSVPGVGEKTAAKWIVEYGSLKELISNAEKLPGKSGQSFRDSIDSVMLNSELTALITDVPFDLNIDNLAWTGVDENRTNPLFDVLEFKTLKDRMKPILLKSTTAPVLEPEFSLFADEMAEGVLTPEEADARITSHNGPIAVTFSIRDEKLHRYAVAFSPEEVFLVHSSSMGSWAMDIGVKKIAHDAKSLARNNPFVGIEFDTSIAAYLVNPGVRAQEFKDLQERWGDGSYINTASPEQELLTCARALFFLRTSLTRELTERGLLDLFNTMELPIAELLARMENIGIAVDKKELEKLQAFFEDEAARETKLAHKSAGHEFNVASPKQLQVVIFDELGLPKTKKIKTGYTTDAESLDWLHQKTGHALLTHLLRIREVKKLGSIVEGLISEIAIDGRVHTHFGQTVTSTGRLSSTGPNLQNIPVRTEEGRTIRSAFIPGNGYVALLTADYSQIEMRIMAHLSNDEKLLSAFESGEDLHATIAAVIFGVNANDVDPEMRRQIKAMSYGLAYGLSSYGLSAQLGISPSEAQGLMDTYFQRFGGIRDYLKTVVEDARKVGYTQTIMGRRRYLPDLMSDNRQRREVAERMALNAPIQGSAADIIKLAMLKVDAEIKKEQLQSRLLLQIHDELIVEVVKGEEEKITTLVKSEMGAAYPLRAPLNVSAGLGLSWHEAAH